From Paenibacillus sp. V4I7, one genomic window encodes:
- a CDS encoding discoidin domain-containing protein: protein MMGIWRKWRKWYPTRVLTVFLALIMAATFIPAGGVHGSGTLLKTGNYSYSVAPNGGSSPDKGVTGLISSANGVLLDGSTTTYAGFMGSGTGTPGSVQVVFDLLKDYPLDSINVVLNSPNSFWGFNEFTVKYRPESAEYYYIADKHTRTPGITSTSPSSDWNYSVNIPMSNKTARFIIIDIKRPHAFQHIPLTEVQIYKGTGQEGVNPGPALTAEQMVLELNKDSIMADNLLKTGNYYFSVAPNGGNSPDKGATGLISSTNGVLLDGLTTTYAGWTGSATAPGTIQVVFDLLKDYPLDRINVVLNSPNSAWGFKEFTVKYRPEAVTDYYYIAAKHIRTPGIVSTSPSSTWNYSVNVPMSNKTARFIVIDIKRPHAFQHIPLTEVQIYKGIGQEGVNPGPVLTAGQMALELKKDGLMADKYGQWVYETWPGKVTSDEQLQQEYTNEANALSNVSLDLAKFDPYGGIKSGGSYTSSGYFRLQQIDNKWWFVTPDGYKFILKGVDATSIWEWGYGTPLKKADGTPRGVFEELPDPVAYAPAYVNDSNGERVSFVIANIMKKYGSNYESKWEDITKKRLIDWGFNAFSKWTRPKNITFPYINVLQDPGGLKRIQWTYDVFDPQSEAIIETALTPQLDKAKNDPWLIGYTYDNEAGWTTDIVKDVLTYNSTSAAKSSFVAFLAPRYNNDITAVNQLLGTSAVSFDELKNISINITKVPAADVSEYIKLASRTYFSTIKNIIKRHDTNHLFLGSSVVPTWRTSLEWDSAAMEFVDAFSVDNYTSDPSWISRYEAFGKPLLNLEYTFSTTARGLSPVNGGTTVASIADRGMAYKSFVESETSHPLYIGSGWFSYFDQAVTWRKDGENFNIGLVNQQDQPYTDMVNIMKIVNAGLENVHTYGVNLALDRPVTASSSKTAALVAGNAFDGKTTTRWGSNYTDNEWIYTDLGTTKNVSRVRLNWETAYGKEYKIQVSDNAVDWTDVYNTQIGNGGIDDISFSTTSARYVRMLGLQRGTVYGYSLWEFEVYAQPGAAQDDIPPITTDDVPSDWKNTDVTVTLAATDDQSGVEITKYRNNDGQWQPYSSPITVSAEGNTVLAYMSVDKAGNAESPKSLSINIDKTAPVTTAELPSANANGWYHSDVKLTLNASDPLSGIDKVQYRINGGQWQTYDGAIDVSAEGTNTIEYQSKDKAGNTEELKSEVVKVDKTAPEMQMNQDKNELWPADHKMVTVTADTYGAIDPISGIQSIVLKSITSNEPDDGLGDGDTSQDIQNADFDTLDYMFDLRAERSGSGGGRVYTITYVATDYAGNVKTVTLTVTVPKNQ from the coding sequence ATGATGGGAATATGGCGTAAATGGCGTAAATGGTATCCGACCCGTGTTTTGACAGTATTTCTAGCACTCATCATGGCAGCAACGTTTATCCCTGCCGGAGGTGTTCATGGGTCAGGAACTCTGCTTAAAACCGGCAATTATAGCTACAGCGTCGCACCGAATGGGGGCAGTTCTCCGGATAAGGGAGTAACCGGATTGATATCCTCGGCCAATGGCGTGCTGCTTGACGGATCAACCACAACGTATGCCGGATTCATGGGGAGCGGCACGGGTACCCCAGGGAGCGTACAGGTCGTATTTGACCTGTTGAAGGATTACCCGTTGGACAGTATAAACGTCGTGCTGAACTCACCCAATTCGTTTTGGGGATTTAATGAGTTTACGGTAAAATACCGCCCGGAGTCTGCGGAATATTACTATATTGCTGACAAACACACCAGAACACCAGGAATAACCTCAACGAGCCCAAGCTCAGATTGGAACTATTCGGTCAACATACCGATGTCGAACAAAACGGCCAGATTTATTATCATCGATATTAAGCGTCCTCATGCCTTTCAGCATATCCCCCTCACCGAAGTTCAAATTTATAAAGGGACCGGACAGGAAGGCGTGAATCCCGGACCTGCGCTTACTGCGGAGCAAATGGTTCTCGAACTGAACAAAGACAGCATAATGGCAGATAATTTGCTGAAAACCGGCAATTATTACTTTAGTGTTGCCCCGAATGGAGGCAATAGTCCAGACAAAGGAGCAACCGGGCTCATATCCTCAACCAATGGCGTGCTGCTTGATGGATTAACGACAACGTATGCAGGATGGACGGGGAGCGCGACTGCCCCAGGAACTATACAAGTGGTATTTGACCTGCTGAAGGACTATCCGCTGGACCGTATAAACGTCGTCCTGAATTCACCCAATTCGGCTTGGGGATTTAAAGAGTTTACGGTAAAATACCGCCCTGAGGCTGTAACGGATTATTATTATATTGCTGCCAAACACATCAGAACACCTGGAATAGTCTCGACAAGCCCAAGTTCAACCTGGAACTATTCGGTCAACGTACCGATGTCGAACAAGACGGCTAGATTTATTGTCATCGATATTAAGCGTCCTCATGCCTTTCAGCATATCCCCCTCACCGAAGTTCAAATTTATAAAGGGATCGGACAGGAAGGCGTGAATCCCGGACCTGTGCTTACTGCGGGGCAAATGGCTCTCGAACTGAAAAAAGACGGCTTAATGGCAGACAAGTACGGGCAGTGGGTTTATGAAACCTGGCCTGGAAAGGTAACATCCGACGAGCAGCTGCAGCAGGAATATACGAATGAGGCGAATGCACTGTCAAATGTTTCACTTGATCTTGCAAAATTCGATCCGTACGGCGGGATTAAAAGTGGAGGAAGTTATACAAGCAGCGGTTATTTCAGACTTCAACAAATCGATAACAAATGGTGGTTTGTTACCCCGGACGGGTATAAATTTATTCTAAAAGGTGTGGATGCTACAAGTATTTGGGAGTGGGGATACGGGACGCCGCTTAAAAAAGCTGACGGTACTCCGAGAGGGGTGTTTGAGGAACTTCCCGATCCGGTCGCTTATGCTCCTGCTTATGTAAACGATTCTAATGGCGAAAGAGTAAGCTTCGTTATCGCCAATATTATGAAAAAATACGGCAGCAACTATGAGTCGAAATGGGAGGATATCACAAAGAAACGTTTGATAGATTGGGGCTTTAACGCCTTCAGCAAGTGGACCAGACCCAAAAATATAACTTTTCCGTACATTAATGTCCTGCAAGACCCCGGCGGCTTAAAAAGGATTCAATGGACTTACGATGTTTTTGACCCGCAGAGTGAAGCCATTATAGAAACGGCATTGACCCCTCAGCTTGATAAAGCGAAGAATGACCCGTGGCTAATCGGTTATACTTACGATAATGAGGCCGGATGGACAACCGATATTGTAAAAGATGTACTGACATATAATTCGACTTCTGCGGCTAAAAGCTCTTTTGTGGCTTTTCTCGCACCAAGGTACAACAATGATATTACTGCCGTCAACCAGCTTTTGGGTACGAGCGCGGTATCGTTTGACGAGTTAAAGAATATTTCGATCAATATAACCAAGGTGCCTGCTGCGGATGTATCGGAATATATCAAGCTGGCATCCAGAACTTATTTCTCAACGATCAAAAATATAATCAAAAGACATGATACAAACCATCTGTTCCTAGGTTCGTCTGTAGTTCCCACTTGGAGGACCAGTCTGGAATGGGATTCGGCGGCAATGGAGTTTGTAGATGCATTTTCAGTGGACAATTACACGAGCGATCCAAGTTGGATTTCCAGATATGAAGCTTTCGGAAAACCGCTATTGAATCTGGAATATACATTTAGTACTACAGCGCGGGGGTTGTCACCCGTAAATGGGGGTACAACTGTAGCAAGTATAGCGGATAGAGGCATGGCTTACAAATCTTTCGTGGAAAGCGAAACATCACATCCGTTATATATTGGCTCAGGCTGGTTTTCGTACTTCGATCAAGCGGTTACATGGCGTAAAGACGGCGAGAATTTCAATATTGGCTTAGTAAACCAACAGGATCAGCCCTATACGGATATGGTAAATATCATGAAGATCGTCAATGCCGGCTTGGAGAATGTGCATACTTACGGAGTGAACCTCGCATTGGACAGACCGGTTACGGCCAGTTCATCCAAAACGGCTGCTTTAGTTGCCGGTAACGCATTCGATGGGAAGACAACTACAAGGTGGGGATCGAATTATACCGACAATGAGTGGATATATACGGACCTCGGTACAACGAAGAATGTGAGCAGGGTTAGACTAAACTGGGAGACAGCATACGGTAAAGAATACAAGATACAAGTGTCCGACAATGCTGTTGACTGGACTGACGTCTACAATACCCAAATAGGTAATGGAGGAATAGACGATATCTCTTTCTCGACAACCAGCGCAAGGTATGTAAGGATGCTGGGTTTACAAAGAGGTACCGTTTACGGATATTCACTATGGGAATTTGAGGTATATGCGCAGCCTGGAGCTGCGCAGGATGATATTCCGCCGATTACGACCGATGATGTGCCTTCAGACTGGAAGAATACGGATGTAACGGTAACGCTTGCCGCTACTGACGATCAATCCGGTGTCGAAATCACGAAATACCGGAATAATGACGGGCAGTGGCAACCGTATTCGAGTCCGATTACCGTTTCCGCTGAGGGTAATACCGTTCTGGCGTATATGAGCGTCGATAAGGCCGGAAACGCTGAATCCCCGAAGAGCCTGTCTATCAACATAGATAAGACGGCTCCGGTCACTACAGCCGAATTACCTTCGGCCAATGCCAACGGATGGTATCATTCGGATGTAAAGTTGACCTTAAATGCGTCGGATCCATTATCCGGTATCGATAAAGTTCAATATCGGATCAATGGCGGCCAATGGCAAACCTATGATGGCGCCATAGACGTTTCAGCTGAAGGAACGAATACAATAGAGTATCAAAGCAAGGACAAGGCAGGAAACACGGAAGAGCTAAAGAGTGAAGTCGTGAAAGTAGATAAAACAGCACCGGAAATGCAAATGAATCAGGATAAAAACGAGCTGTGGCCGGCTGATCATAAAATGGTGACCGTAACGGCCGACACTTACGGCGCAATAGATCCAATTTCCGGCATTCAGTCTATTGTTTTAAAATCCATCACCTCTAACGAACCAGATGATGGTCTTGGAGACGGAGACACCTCGCAAGATATTCAAAATGCGGACTTTGACACACTGGATTATATGTTTGATTTGAGGGCTGAGCGATCCGGAAGCGGAGGAGGACGGGTATACACCATTACTTACGTCGCTACGGATTATGCAGGTAACGTGAAAACAGTAACATTGACGGTAACCGTTCCGAAGAACCAATGA